A portion of the Halobacillus ihumii genome contains these proteins:
- the glsA gene encoding glutaminase A — translation MKQLSNDYLNKVIEDSRPYAVNGHVNTTLPNFDETLRDKLGISIITPALEQFSAGDSSHKVPMQSTSKIIALMLALQDFGKERVFQAVGMEPTGEMFNSISALESHDEVKPFNPMVNAGAIAVCSLIKGGNNDNRFERYLHFLRNLTNNPNLELDEKVYQAEIANGARNRSLAYFMQSTGALITDVEEALDLYFRINAVMMCCDDFAKVGLFLARGGKAPDSNEKLIPPHHLRTVKAIMMTSGMYNSSGQFAVEAGFPCKSGVSGSIIGAVPGRMGIGVVGPAIDKKGNSTAGGALIKKLSKDLKLNMFRTEII, via the coding sequence ATGAAACAACTATCAAACGACTATTTGAACAAAGTAATTGAAGACAGCAGACCTTATGCCGTAAATGGACATGTAAATACGACACTTCCTAATTTTGACGAAACATTAAGAGATAAATTGGGGATATCTATCATTACCCCAGCCCTGGAGCAATTCTCAGCCGGTGATTCATCGCATAAAGTCCCTATGCAAAGCACATCCAAAATCATTGCGCTCATGCTTGCCTTACAAGACTTTGGCAAGGAAAGAGTCTTTCAAGCGGTTGGTATGGAGCCTACCGGGGAGATGTTTAATTCCATTAGTGCCCTCGAATCTCATGACGAAGTTAAACCTTTTAATCCTATGGTGAACGCTGGAGCGATTGCTGTTTGCTCCTTAATAAAAGGCGGCAATAACGATAACCGCTTTGAACGTTATTTACACTTTTTAAGAAATCTAACAAATAATCCAAACCTGGAATTGGATGAAAAAGTGTATCAGGCCGAGATCGCAAACGGAGCACGGAATCGTTCCTTAGCCTATTTCATGCAAAGCACTGGAGCACTCATTACAGATGTAGAGGAAGCCCTTGACCTCTATTTCCGTATCAATGCTGTGATGATGTGCTGCGATGACTTTGCGAAAGTCGGCCTTTTTCTGGCTCGTGGTGGAAAAGCACCCGACAGCAACGAAAAGTTGATCCCTCCCCATCACCTGCGAACCGTGAAAGCTATTATGATGACTTCAGGAATGTATAACTCCTCCGGGCAATTCGCTGTTGAAGCTGGGTTCCCGTGTAAGAGCGGTGTCTCTGGCAGTATTATTGGAGCTGTACCAGGCCGTATGGGGATAGGCGTTGTTGGACCCGCGATTGACAAAAAAGGAAACAGTACAGCTGGAGGCGCTCTTATTAAGAAGTTATCTAAGGATTTGAAGCTAAATATGTTCCGAACTGAGATTATTTAA
- a CDS encoding class I SAM-dependent methyltransferase — MKDETKRRVKETFSKNNEAYVQSQVHNNQTDLNLITEWLKPDPAWSALDIATGGGHVARQLSPDVRTVFATDLTEQMLENTASHLSSFDNIHYVIADAEELPFLNSSFDIVTCRIAPHHFPHPERFISEVQRVVKKGGYFLMIDNIAPEDDKLDHFYNTLEKMRDHSHVRALKVSQWEKLFRENGFQLEHQLQRKKKLPFADWLNRTLEDETDKDQVTNYLQNADAAVKTYFAVQQQAEEITEFSIDEWMIKVRKL; from the coding sequence TTGAAAGATGAGACTAAACGACGTGTGAAGGAGACCTTTTCTAAAAATAATGAAGCTTACGTGCAGAGCCAGGTTCATAACAACCAGACAGATTTGAATTTAATTACAGAGTGGCTTAAGCCGGATCCTGCATGGTCTGCCTTAGACATTGCAACAGGCGGGGGACATGTCGCCCGACAATTAAGTCCTGATGTGAGGACCGTGTTTGCGACTGATTTAACCGAACAAATGCTCGAGAATACGGCTTCTCACTTGTCTTCATTTGATAACATCCACTATGTGATTGCCGACGCAGAGGAACTGCCTTTTCTCAATTCAAGCTTCGATATCGTAACATGCAGGATTGCACCACACCATTTTCCTCACCCGGAACGATTTATTTCAGAAGTTCAGCGTGTAGTAAAAAAAGGCGGATACTTTCTTATGATCGATAATATAGCCCCAGAAGACGATAAACTGGATCACTTCTACAACACGCTTGAAAAAATGAGAGATCACAGTCATGTTAGAGCATTGAAGGTTTCTCAGTGGGAGAAATTATTTAGAGAAAACGGATTTCAGCTAGAACACCAATTACAACGCAAAAAAAAGCTGCCATTTGCCGATTGGCTGAATCGGACACTTGAGGATGAAACTGATAAAGACCAAGTAACGAACTATTTACAGAACGCAGACGCTGCTGTAAAAACGTACTTTGCTGTCCAGCAACAGGCTGAAGAAATCACTGAATTCTCTATCGACGAATGGATGATCAAAGTAAGAAAACTATAA
- a CDS encoding MFS transporter codes for MEGLQPVKELEFSGRSLFKTKSFVKLWVASLFSSLSMSIFMFVQSWYVVQGLGLEAALGIVLISLSVPRIIFMMVGGVLSDRKDQARIMFWSDLSRASLACVLAILFVFAHPLPIWVLVINAIVFGILGGLFEPARDSILPTVVEPQMLTRANSVLQGTMQTALFAGPLLAGVILGIAGYGALFLLIGGLLVLGSLCVVSVNTDKAKKEITEQFNKRPGFWVQLKEGFAYLWSSKLLRALFIIAIVVNFFLSGPLFMGLPIFVEGVLDGDALDYSYVQGGLTFGMILGSVIMGIINLRRKRGFYALFLMAAQGIIMILFSQVNMVWLAVGVIIFVGLLNPCD; via the coding sequence ATGGAGGGGCTGCAACCAGTGAAGGAATTGGAGTTCTCGGGACGTTCGTTATTTAAAACTAAATCATTTGTTAAGTTATGGGTAGCTTCTTTGTTTTCCAGTTTAAGCATGTCTATATTTATGTTTGTGCAATCGTGGTATGTGGTGCAAGGACTAGGACTCGAGGCTGCATTAGGCATCGTTCTTATTTCTCTGTCTGTTCCGAGAATTATTTTTATGATGGTGGGAGGTGTGCTTTCCGACCGAAAGGACCAGGCAAGAATTATGTTTTGGTCAGATTTATCTAGAGCTTCCCTTGCTTGTGTGCTGGCTATCTTGTTTGTATTTGCCCATCCGCTCCCCATTTGGGTGCTGGTCATCAACGCAATAGTTTTTGGAATACTGGGAGGGCTCTTTGAACCTGCACGAGACTCGATTTTACCAACTGTGGTTGAACCGCAAATGCTCACACGGGCAAATTCGGTTCTTCAAGGGACCATGCAGACAGCTCTTTTTGCCGGGCCATTACTTGCCGGTGTCATTCTAGGTATAGCTGGGTACGGAGCATTATTTTTACTTATCGGTGGTTTATTGGTGTTGGGATCATTGTGCGTGGTATCCGTCAACACTGATAAAGCAAAAAAGGAAATTACAGAGCAATTCAATAAGCGTCCTGGATTTTGGGTTCAATTAAAAGAGGGGTTTGCGTATCTGTGGAGCTCAAAACTACTAAGAGCGTTGTTTATTATAGCGATTGTTGTAAATTTCTTTTTGTCAGGTCCGTTGTTCATGGGTCTGCCCATTTTCGTTGAAGGAGTCCTTGATGGCGATGCTCTTGATTACAGTTACGTGCAAGGAGGTTTAACATTTGGGATGATTCTTGGGTCGGTCATCATGGGGATCATTAATCTTCGTAGAAAACGAGGTTTCTATGCTCTATTTTTGATGGCGGCTCAGGGAATTATCATGATATTATTCAGCCAGGTCAACATGGTTTGGCTGGCAGTAGGGGTTATTATTTTCGTTGGATTGCTGAATCCCTGCGATTAA
- a CDS encoding winged helix-turn-helix domain-containing protein encodes MKDIQLLTTHEQLKTLSDPFRSQLLLRLMEKSMTGQQLSEVFDLSRARIHYHLKELEKNDLVHIVKKEEKNGIVQKFYQSVSRGFVADRSLLPHTEEMSESIRQMMINMLDRSQRRVLSAPEEALHEGTGSQDPTDWKYLSASFEFKATEADFKAWQKKYFALMEELSDIQKQTQSPDAKTYYFHSLGIQVDEPLFEKKSEEEES; translated from the coding sequence ATGAAAGACATACAACTGCTGACCACCCATGAACAACTCAAAACATTAAGTGACCCTTTTCGCTCTCAATTGTTGCTTCGCCTTATGGAGAAATCCATGACAGGACAGCAATTGTCAGAGGTTTTTGACTTATCAAGGGCCCGAATTCATTATCATTTAAAGGAACTTGAGAAAAATGATTTGGTCCATATTGTAAAAAAGGAAGAGAAGAACGGAATTGTCCAGAAATTTTATCAGTCGGTATCACGTGGTTTTGTTGCGGATCGCTCATTGCTGCCTCATACAGAGGAGATGAGTGAATCTATTCGACAGATGATGATTAATATGTTGGATCGCTCTCAAAGACGGGTGTTAAGTGCACCGGAGGAAGCCTTACATGAGGGAACCGGTTCTCAGGACCCAACGGATTGGAAATATTTATCGGCATCATTCGAATTTAAGGCGACAGAAGCTGATTTTAAAGCCTGGCAGAAAAAATACTTTGCGTTGATGGAGGAGTTAAGTGATATACAGAAGCAGACTCAATCGCCTGATGCTAAAACGTATTATTTTCATTCATTAGGGATTCAAGTTGATGAACCATTATTTGAAAAAAAGTCTGAAGAAGAAGAAAGCTGA
- a CDS encoding DinB family protein, with translation MNPLLSKQYEFHIWAYEKSFRHIKGLPEYIFEKEIENVFPSLSEVFAHVYVVDNIWLGAISEKNFNEIRSSIGQWTKEAQVNSIVEMEEIFRRLFQQYREFLYDKQGDKVIKVDHPEFGSLTATYSDLLQHVVNHGTYHRGNITSVLRQLGYEGVSTDYIFYLYEIAEE, from the coding sequence ATGAATCCATTATTGTCAAAGCAGTACGAGTTTCATATTTGGGCTTATGAAAAATCGTTTAGACATATAAAGGGTCTGCCGGAGTACATTTTCGAAAAGGAAATAGAAAATGTATTCCCTTCGTTATCTGAAGTGTTTGCACATGTGTACGTTGTCGATAACATTTGGCTGGGAGCTATCTCAGAAAAAAATTTTAATGAAATTCGCAGCTCTATTGGGCAGTGGACAAAGGAAGCCCAGGTGAACAGCATCGTTGAAATGGAGGAAATATTTAGACGTCTTTTTCAACAGTACAGGGAATTCCTCTATGATAAACAAGGAGATAAAGTCATTAAGGTTGACCACCCTGAGTTTGGAAGTTTGACCGCAACTTATTCCGACCTTCTCCAGCATGTTGTAAATCATGGCACCTATCATCGGGGAAATATTACTTCAGTGCTGCGCCAGTTAGGTTATGAAGGAGTCTCGACTGATTATATATTTTACTTATATGAAATAGCGGAAGAGTAG
- a CDS encoding NAD(P)/FAD-dependent oxidoreductase: protein MSELYDVTIIGGGTTGLYTAFYSGMRDLKTKVIEYQPDLGGKVSFFYPEKKLYDVGGFPGVLGEDLVVNVKEQALSVQPTIVTGDKITDFEKQEDGTIVLTASTGEKHFTRTVIVASGLGTYDMRPLDVEGSHFYEGNHIHYTIQNLMQYTGQKTAVISENRVGLDWALALENVAAEVHLINRGPEFKAVYENDLEKLKQSGVHVHMEAKIEKLEGTELELEGVILDNGEQIQTNHLLVYEGLQIDKSLYDQWGLVTDKGRLPVGTDMATSMEGVFVAGDAAVYPSKTMLIASGFNEAMTAVNSAKLFIDPKAKSQVYSTVIYKHGHNE, encoded by the coding sequence ATGAGTGAACTTTATGATGTAACAATAATTGGCGGAGGAACGACAGGGCTTTATACGGCCTTCTATAGCGGCATGCGTGATTTGAAAACGAAAGTCATTGAATACCAGCCAGACCTTGGCGGCAAAGTCTCCTTTTTCTACCCGGAGAAAAAGCTCTATGACGTTGGAGGCTTTCCTGGGGTGCTGGGAGAAGATTTGGTTGTCAATGTGAAGGAACAAGCGTTAAGCGTTCAGCCGACCATCGTAACGGGGGATAAAATTACAGACTTTGAGAAGCAGGAGGATGGGACAATCGTGTTGACGGCTTCTACTGGTGAAAAGCATTTCACAAGAACCGTGATTGTGGCATCGGGATTAGGAACGTATGATATGCGTCCTCTAGATGTGGAAGGAAGTCACTTTTATGAAGGTAATCATATCCACTATACGATCCAGAACCTTATGCAGTATACAGGTCAAAAAACTGCTGTCATTTCGGAGAATCGGGTTGGTTTAGATTGGGCTCTAGCCCTTGAGAACGTGGCCGCTGAAGTTCATCTCATCAATCGCGGGCCAGAATTTAAAGCTGTTTATGAAAATGATTTGGAGAAGCTGAAGCAATCAGGCGTCCATGTTCATATGGAAGCGAAAATAGAAAAGCTGGAAGGTACAGAATTGGAACTGGAAGGAGTCATTCTTGACAACGGGGAGCAAATTCAGACGAACCACTTGCTCGTTTATGAAGGGCTTCAAATCGATAAAAGTTTGTATGACCAATGGGGATTAGTAACAGACAAGGGACGACTTCCTGTAGGCACTGATATGGCAACTTCAATGGAAGGTGTGTTTGTGGCAGGGGATGCAGCCGTTTATCCGAGCAAAACGATGTTGATTGCTTCCGGTTTTAATGAGGCCATGACGGCCGTAAACAGTGCCAAATTATTTATTGATCCAAAGGCTAAATCGCAAGTATATAGTACGGTGATATATAAACATGGCCACAACGAGTAA
- a CDS encoding FecCD family ABC transporter permease → MEQLSLQNRGRFWWTVGSLIVLIVVMLLVSLNTGVVQIAPMDVMRTMFGFGNERQELVLFDFRLPTIVIALLVGAGFGISGAILQGVSQNELADPGILGINTGAGLAVVVYIFFFQSSLANISGLGVYILPVFALIGAFAAAVLVYLLAWKKGVNPVRLILVGIGVNAGFSAALIIFQIKMNPQDFTQALVWLSGDIWASNWSFVIALFPWIIGLIIYSMYKSPVINILNLGDQMAVGLGARVERERRLLLLLAVAIAGLCVAAAGGIAFLGLIAPHIARRIVGPKHQQLLPVTALIGALILLAADTIGKNIIAPAEIPVGIVVTIVSTPYFLYLLMKTK, encoded by the coding sequence ATGGAACAGCTTTCCTTACAAAACAGAGGCCGCTTTTGGTGGACTGTGGGGAGTTTGATTGTACTAATTGTGGTCATGCTGTTAGTCAGTTTAAATACTGGTGTTGTCCAAATTGCCCCGATGGATGTCATGCGGACAATGTTTGGGTTCGGCAATGAAAGGCAGGAACTGGTGTTATTTGATTTCAGGCTGCCAACCATTGTTATAGCTTTGTTAGTTGGGGCTGGGTTTGGAATTTCCGGTGCTATCCTGCAAGGGGTCTCGCAAAACGAATTGGCAGACCCGGGAATATTAGGAATTAACACGGGAGCGGGATTGGCAGTTGTCGTGTACATATTCTTTTTTCAAAGCTCACTGGCCAATATTAGTGGTCTTGGTGTTTATATTCTCCCAGTATTTGCATTGATCGGTGCGTTTGCAGCGGCTGTGCTCGTGTATCTTTTAGCATGGAAAAAAGGAGTTAACCCTGTAAGGTTGATTCTAGTTGGGATCGGGGTTAACGCGGGATTTAGCGCTGCTTTAATTATTTTTCAAATAAAAATGAATCCGCAAGATTTCACGCAGGCTTTAGTCTGGCTTTCAGGTGACATTTGGGCTTCAAATTGGAGCTTCGTCATCGCTCTTTTTCCTTGGATTATAGGTTTGATCATCTACAGCATGTATAAATCGCCTGTTATCAATATCTTAAATTTAGGGGATCAAATGGCCGTGGGATTGGGCGCGCGAGTTGAACGGGAACGTCGCCTGCTTCTTTTGCTGGCGGTAGCCATCGCTGGTTTATGTGTAGCAGCAGCGGGGGGAATTGCGTTTCTTGGACTGATTGCCCCACATATTGCCCGAAGGATAGTTGGTCCTAAGCATCAGCAGCTGCTCCCGGTCACGGCTTTAATCGGAGCTCTCATATTACTTGCGGCGGATACGATCGGGAAGAATATTATTGCACCTGCTGAAATCCCGGTTGGTATTGTAGTCACTATTGTTAGCACACCTTATTTTCTCTATCTGCTTATGAAAACGAAATAA